Proteins encoded together in one Candidatus Sulfotelmatobacter sp. window:
- a CDS encoding iron-containing alcohol dehydrogenase, translating to MHEERIDQRRIVFGPLEEALRAIAPAEPIGLVGTRRSVALIPPGAVTVTTVYDDVRPHNPRTGIDAVARLVDEQQIETLVAIGSSSAIDLGKAVSDGRALTLVVIPTALGGAEMSRGYGFLAGDVKGGGRLKTPPPVVIYDATLLASLQQRELGSIGINAWAHCIEAAYARTEHATGLAAAVFAGGRLPALLRAAAKVRDWTLDGALFQAAHLAGYALDTRSMGLHHAICHVIGGLTQIPHGIVNAIVLPHAVRGNARLDPNVVEAVADWFGIADLAGEAEAIARAFALPRTFAELGAPADLIERALPRVMASPLLANNAAPVDEATVRTVLTAAYG from the coding sequence ATGCACGAAGAGCGGATCGACCAGCGCCGGATCGTCTTCGGTCCGCTCGAGGAGGCGCTGCGCGCGATCGCGCCGGCCGAGCCGATCGGGCTGGTCGGGACGCGGCGGTCGGTGGCGTTGATACCGCCGGGAGCCGTCACCGTCACGACGGTGTACGACGACGTGCGCCCGCACAACCCGCGCACCGGCATCGACGCCGTCGCCCGTTTGGTCGACGAGCAGCAGATCGAGACGCTCGTCGCGATCGGCAGCTCGAGCGCGATCGATCTGGGCAAGGCCGTGTCCGACGGACGCGCGCTGACGCTGGTGGTGATCCCGACCGCGCTCGGGGGCGCCGAGATGTCGCGCGGTTACGGGTTCCTCGCGGGCGACGTGAAAGGCGGCGGCCGGCTCAAGACGCCGCCGCCCGTCGTGATTTACGACGCGACGCTGCTCGCATCGCTGCAGCAGCGCGAGCTCGGCTCGATCGGCATCAACGCCTGGGCGCACTGCATCGAGGCCGCCTACGCTCGGACCGAGCACGCGACCGGCTTGGCCGCCGCGGTGTTCGCCGGCGGCCGCCTGCCGGCGCTGTTGCGCGCCGCGGCGAAGGTGCGCGACTGGACGCTGGACGGCGCGCTCTTCCAAGCCGCGCACCTCGCCGGCTACGCGCTCGACACGCGCTCGATGGGGCTGCACCACGCGATCTGTCACGTGATCGGCGGCCTCACCCAGATCCCGCACGGGATCGTCAACGCGATCGTCCTGCCGCACGCGGTCCGCGGCAACGCGCGGCTCGATCCGAACGTCGTCGAAGCGGTCGCCGACTGGTTCGGTATCGCGGACCTCGCCGGCGAAGCCGAAGCGATCGCGCGGGCGTTCGCGTTACCGCGCACGTTCGCGGAACTCGGCGCACCGGCCGATCTGATCGAGCGCGCGCTGCCGCGGGTGATGGCCTCGCCGCTGCTGGCCAACAACGCCGCGCCGGTCGATGAAGCGACCGTTCGCACCGTTCTCACCGCCGCCTACGGCTGA
- a CDS encoding glycosyltransferase: protein MSERPAELAAYAAFADVFRGARAVLDVGCGDPVFHRALHERGVGRVVAIARADVRDGLPAVGERFEGVYLSFVLETMDVPTGTAALRDAAALLASDGVLIVRALNPRSAVVQAGGFRRDSANVTPWPLETLHAQLRAHGLRIVGAGNEPDGWQHTYVLGRAPAAVASDAPRVPVAFEGEFFAYNSMAVVNRELARALAAHGDLAPLIVPDEPVPEPAVLADVRYAGLRERVRRGVPPCEVLVRQSNGAPDFAHPAAAGALVQILPWEYGALPRAWVDALHARPPDEVWTPSAYCRRMFLDAGVPAERVAIVPNGVDPARFSPERAFAPYPFATRKTTKFLYVGGALPRKGVDVLLDGYRRAFTRDDDVVLVLKLFGTRSFYPLGALAERLRSFLADARAPELEVVETEVADDDVARLYRSCDALVAPYRGEGFGLPMLEALACGVPVIATAGGAADAFLDESVAFLIPAERRAVPAQVVGAPLAGAGWWLEPDVDALARTLRAVAEQPAAARAKAALGAARARGAWTWDDAARVAAERLRALRGRAPAG, encoded by the coding sequence GTGAGCGAGCGCCCGGCGGAGCTGGCCGCATACGCCGCCTTCGCCGACGTCTTCCGCGGCGCGCGCGCGGTGCTCGACGTCGGCTGCGGCGACCCGGTCTTTCACCGCGCGCTGCACGAGCGCGGCGTCGGTCGCGTCGTCGCGATCGCGCGTGCCGACGTGCGCGACGGTTTGCCGGCAGTCGGCGAACGATTCGAGGGCGTCTACCTCAGCTTCGTGCTCGAGACGATGGACGTGCCGACCGGGACGGCCGCGTTGCGCGACGCGGCGGCGCTGCTCGCGTCCGATGGCGTGCTGATCGTGCGCGCGCTCAACCCGCGCAGCGCGGTCGTGCAAGCCGGCGGCTTTCGCCGCGATTCCGCCAACGTCACGCCATGGCCGCTCGAGACGCTGCACGCGCAGCTGCGCGCGCACGGGTTACGCATCGTCGGTGCCGGCAACGAGCCCGACGGCTGGCAGCACACCTACGTGCTCGGTCGCGCGCCGGCAGCCGTCGCTTCGGACGCGCCGCGCGTGCCGGTCGCTTTCGAAGGCGAGTTCTTCGCCTACAACTCGATGGCGGTCGTCAATCGCGAGCTGGCGCGTGCGCTCGCGGCGCACGGCGATCTCGCACCGCTGATCGTCCCCGACGAGCCCGTGCCCGAGCCGGCCGTGCTCGCCGACGTGCGTTACGCGGGCTTGCGCGAGCGGGTGCGCCGCGGCGTGCCGCCCTGCGAGGTGCTCGTCCGCCAGTCCAACGGCGCGCCGGATTTCGCCCACCCGGCGGCGGCCGGCGCGCTCGTGCAGATCCTGCCGTGGGAGTACGGCGCGTTGCCGCGAGCCTGGGTCGACGCGCTGCACGCGCGGCCGCCCGACGAAGTCTGGACGCCGTCCGCGTATTGCCGCCGGATGTTCCTCGACGCCGGCGTTCCGGCCGAGCGGGTGGCGATCGTGCCCAACGGCGTCGACCCGGCACGCTTCTCACCCGAGCGCGCGTTCGCGCCGTATCCGTTCGCGACGCGCAAGACGACGAAGTTCTTGTACGTCGGCGGCGCGCTGCCGCGCAAGGGCGTCGACGTGCTGCTCGACGGCTATCGGCGCGCCTTCACCCGCGACGACGACGTCGTGCTGGTGCTCAAGCTGTTCGGAACGCGCTCGTTCTACCCGCTCGGCGCGCTGGCGGAGCGGCTGCGATCGTTCCTCGCCGACGCGCGCGCACCGGAGCTCGAGGTCGTCGAGACCGAGGTCGCCGACGACGACGTCGCGCGGCTCTACCGCAGCTGCGATGCGCTGGTCGCGCCGTATCGCGGCGAAGGCTTCGGCTTACCGATGCTCGAGGCGCTGGCGTGCGGCGTTCCGGTGATCGCGACCGCGGGCGGCGCCGCCGATGCGTTCCTCGACGAGAGCGTCGCGTTTCTCATCCCGGCCGAGCGGCGCGCGGTGCCGGCGCAGGTGGTCGGCGCGCCGCTGGCGGGCGCCGGATGGTGGCTCGAGCCCGACGTCGACGCCCTCGCGCGCACGCTGCGCGCCGTCGCGGAGCAGCCGGCGGCTGCACGCGCCAAGGCCGCGTTGGGCGCGGCGCGCGCACGCGGCGCCTGGACGTGGGACGACGCCGCGCGGGTCGCGGCCGAGCGCTTGCGCGCGCTGCGCGGGCGCGCGCCGGCCGGCTGA
- a CDS encoding AIM24 family protein, which translates to MAAGMTCPSCQANVPDGARFCPSCGAPAPQPVAVGSWTEPVAEGDNPKAPLQIGDTTVRIEGELVPVVDVELGPRTAVYFEHHILLWKQPAVKLGFMGVQNAGKRFFAGLQIFISTAQGPGNIAFSREAPGQIVSLRLRPGQTIDVREHQFLLATHAIDYDFYWQQGLANVFFSRSGLFIDRFTARNEEGLLLLHGYGNVFEKTLGPGESIDVEPGAWLWKDASVKLDTVTVLQSGGGGGIMGALGALVGGSSLVLNRFTGPGRLGLQSMTYHEPQAEGAQQAGGTSNIGGVLGSLFNNRQ; encoded by the coding sequence ATGGCGGCCGGCATGACGTGCCCGAGCTGCCAAGCCAACGTTCCCGACGGCGCGCGCTTCTGCCCCAGCTGCGGCGCGCCGGCGCCGCAACCGGTCGCGGTCGGAAGCTGGACCGAGCCGGTCGCCGAGGGCGACAATCCCAAAGCGCCGCTGCAGATCGGCGACACGACCGTGCGCATCGAGGGCGAGCTGGTCCCGGTGGTCGACGTCGAGCTCGGGCCGCGCACCGCGGTCTACTTCGAGCACCACATCCTGCTCTGGAAGCAGCCGGCCGTCAAGCTCGGGTTCATGGGCGTGCAGAACGCCGGAAAGCGCTTCTTCGCGGGGCTGCAGATCTTCATCTCGACCGCGCAAGGGCCGGGCAACATCGCGTTCTCGCGCGAGGCGCCGGGACAGATCGTCTCGCTGCGCTTGCGTCCGGGACAGACGATCGACGTGCGCGAGCACCAGTTCTTGCTGGCGACGCATGCGATCGACTACGACTTCTACTGGCAGCAAGGATTGGCGAACGTCTTCTTCTCCCGCTCGGGACTGTTCATCGATCGCTTCACCGCGCGCAACGAGGAAGGCTTGTTGCTGCTGCACGGCTACGGCAACGTCTTCGAGAAAACGCTGGGCCCCGGCGAGTCGATCGACGTCGAACCCGGCGCGTGGCTGTGGAAGGACGCGAGCGTGAAGCTCGACACGGTGACCGTGCTGCAGTCGGGCGGCGGCGGCGGGATCATGGGCGCGCTCGGCGCGCTGGTCGGCGGCTCGTCGCTCGTGCTCAACCGCTTCACCGGTCCGGGCCGGCTCGGCTTGCAGTCGATGACGTATCACGAACCGCAGGCCGAAGGCGCGCAACAGGCAGGCGGCACGAGCAACATCGGCGGCGTGCTCGGTTCGTTGTTCAACAACCGTCAGTGA
- the thrB gene encoding homoserine kinase codes for MRELLVSAPASSANLGAGFDAVGVGIEIRMSARVRVLEPGASSVWRYAGPHAPTHEGIRGCVETALARIVPVPPPLDVTLTNAIPLGAGLGSSAAAYAIGVALGARLAERAPDDDALALAVAELEGHPDNALAAWYGGAIVAALADDGLTSVRFAPPAAEAVVVVPAFTLPTSQARALLPRAYIRADAVHNIQRAALLGAALASGRLDLLRAAVRDRLHQPYRAKAIPGLEDVLGYDDPQLVALALSGAGPSVLALVRGEARRIGEDLAARFRAHGLAVEVLTPALAVTGITVS; via the coding sequence GTGAGGGAACTGCTCGTCTCCGCTCCCGCGTCCAGCGCGAACCTGGGCGCGGGCTTCGACGCGGTCGGCGTCGGAATCGAGATTCGCATGAGCGCTCGCGTGCGCGTGCTCGAGCCGGGTGCGAGCTCGGTGTGGCGCTACGCCGGCCCGCACGCACCGACCCACGAGGGGATCCGCGGCTGCGTCGAGACGGCGCTCGCGCGCATCGTCCCCGTGCCCCCGCCGCTGGACGTCACCCTGACCAACGCGATCCCGCTCGGCGCGGGACTGGGCAGCAGCGCCGCCGCCTACGCGATCGGCGTCGCCTTGGGCGCGCGGTTGGCGGAACGAGCGCCCGACGACGACGCGTTGGCGCTGGCGGTCGCCGAGCTCGAAGGACATCCCGACAACGCGCTGGCGGCGTGGTACGGCGGCGCGATCGTGGCCGCGCTGGCCGACGACGGGCTGACCTCGGTGCGCTTCGCCCCGCCGGCCGCCGAGGCGGTCGTCGTCGTCCCGGCCTTCACGCTGCCGACCTCGCAGGCGCGGGCGCTGCTGCCGCGGGCCTACATCCGCGCCGACGCGGTCCACAACATCCAGCGCGCCGCGCTGCTCGGTGCCGCGCTGGCCAGCGGCCGGCTCGACCTCCTGCGCGCGGCGGTCCGCGACCGCTTGCACCAGCCCTACCGGGCCAAGGCGATCCCCGGCCTGGAGGACGTCCTGGGCTACGACGACCCGCAGCTGGTCGCGTTGGCGCTCTCCGGCGCGGGGCCGTCGGTGCTGGCGCTCGTGCGCGGCGAGGCGCGTCGCATCGGCGAGGACCTGGCCGCGCGCTTTCGCGCGCACGGCCTCGCCGTCGAGGTTCTCACGCCCGCGCTGGCCGTGACTGGAATCACCGTTTCTTGA
- the thrC gene encoding threonine synthase, whose protein sequence is MTLRCSECGIPAADPDLLACAACGELLAFELDAARIDAHTVDTTARARRASLAAIDRSGVWRFRELLPPIAHDAITTLREGDVPLYDGPRGAAYAGVQRVAYYHLGMNPTASFKDTGMTVAISRARERGARIVVCASTGNTSSSMAAYAARAGLTAVVVAPVDGISEAKVAQTLDYGAHVVAVDGDFDDALRAVRALDPASVAVVNSVNPYRIEGQKTAAFVLLEQRAWGPPDWVMLPGGNLGNTSALGKGFREAVEIGLATHTPKLGVVQASGAAPFARLWRAGNELVPVRAQTDATAIRIGAPASWKKARAEVRASGGTVLDVDDEAIAQARAVIGRDGVGCEPASAASLAGLKLLVARGEIEHNADVVCVLTGHLLKDSAYATRFHASNAPLANAIVRGRGLADYLESLLATTA, encoded by the coding sequence GTGACGCTGCGCTGCAGCGAGTGCGGCATTCCGGCCGCCGATCCCGACCTGCTCGCGTGCGCGGCGTGCGGCGAGCTGCTCGCGTTCGAGCTCGACGCCGCGCGGATCGACGCGCACACGGTCGACACGACCGCCCGCGCGCGGCGCGCGTCGCTCGCCGCGATCGATCGCAGCGGCGTCTGGCGCTTCCGCGAGCTGTTGCCGCCGATCGCGCACGACGCGATCACGACGCTGCGCGAAGGCGACGTCCCGCTCTACGACGGCCCGCGCGGCGCGGCGTACGCCGGCGTCCAACGCGTCGCGTACTACCACCTGGGGATGAACCCGACGGCCTCGTTCAAGGACACCGGGATGACGGTCGCGATCTCGCGGGCGCGCGAGCGCGGCGCGCGGATCGTCGTCTGTGCCAGCACCGGCAACACGTCCTCGTCGATGGCGGCCTACGCGGCGCGCGCCGGACTGACGGCGGTCGTCGTCGCGCCGGTCGACGGGATCAGCGAGGCCAAGGTCGCGCAGACGCTCGACTACGGTGCGCACGTCGTCGCCGTCGACGGCGACTTCGACGACGCGCTGCGCGCGGTGCGCGCGCTCGACCCGGCCAGCGTGGCGGTGGTCAACAGCGTCAATCCGTACCGCATCGAGGGGCAGAAGACCGCGGCCTTCGTCCTGCTCGAGCAGCGCGCGTGGGGGCCGCCCGACTGGGTGATGCTCCCGGGCGGCAACCTCGGCAACACCAGCGCGCTGGGCAAGGGCTTTCGCGAAGCGGTCGAGATCGGCTTGGCGACCCACACGCCCAAGCTCGGGGTCGTGCAAGCGTCGGGCGCGGCGCCGTTCGCGCGCCTCTGGCGCGCGGGGAACGAGCTGGTTCCGGTGCGCGCGCAAACCGACGCGACGGCGATTCGCATCGGCGCGCCGGCGTCGTGGAAGAAAGCGCGCGCCGAAGTGCGCGCGTCCGGCGGGACGGTGCTCGACGTCGACGACGAGGCGATCGCGCAGGCGCGGGCGGTGATCGGTCGCGACGGCGTCGGCTGCGAACCGGCGTCGGCCGCCTCGCTGGCCGGGCTCAAGCTGCTCGTCGCGCGCGGCGAGATCGAGCACAACGCCGACGTCGTCTGCGTGCTGACCGGGCACCTGCTCAAGGACAGCGCGTACGCGACCCGCTTCCACGCGTCGAACGCACCGCTCGCGAACGCGATCGTGCGCGGCCGCGGGTTGGCCGACTATCTGGAATCCTTGCTGGCCACCACCGCGTGA
- the ilvD gene encoding dihydroxy-acid dehydratase — protein MPADHTRARSSVVVDGRDRAAARSFYHAVGFDDADLAKPLVLIANTWTDAMPCNFGLRALADHVKAGVRAAGGTPMEFNAIAISDGITMGTEGMKASLVSREVIADSFELVARGYGFDAMVALVACDKTIPAAGMALLRLDIPGLVLFGGSIAPGKYQGRDLTIGDVYEAIGAHAAGKIDDQELKAIEWAACPGAGACGGMFTANTMATAFEFLGLSMVGSASPGAVDPRKDTEAYRAGVTVMEMLRSNLTPRKLATRAAFENAIAAATGTGGSTNSVLHLMAMAREAGVPLSLEDFSRISERTPIVASLRPGGEFVALDVDAAGGIQLIAKRMIEGGVVDGSTLTPTGQTLRDASASATETPGQHVVATVERPFKPTGGLRILRGNLAPDGAVVKVAGHEPTQFAGRARVFEREEDAMHAVDAREIVPGDVVVIRYEGPKGGPGMREMLGVTAAIVGQGLGDSVALVTDGRFSGATRGLMIGHVAPEAFVGGPIAAVRDGDPITIDVEHNRLQLDVSDAELQQRLASWKQPAPRYTSGVFAKYAALVSSAAEGAITRPPA, from the coding sequence ATGCCCGCCGACCACACCCGCGCCCGCAGCTCCGTCGTCGTCGACGGCCGCGACCGCGCCGCCGCCCGTTCGTTCTACCACGCCGTCGGGTTCGACGACGCCGACCTGGCCAAACCGCTGGTCCTCATCGCGAACACGTGGACCGACGCGATGCCGTGCAACTTCGGCTTGCGCGCCTTGGCCGATCACGTCAAGGCCGGCGTTCGCGCGGCCGGCGGGACGCCGATGGAGTTCAACGCGATCGCGATCTCCGACGGGATCACGATGGGCACCGAGGGCATGAAAGCCTCGCTCGTTTCGCGCGAGGTGATCGCCGACTCGTTCGAGCTGGTCGCGCGCGGCTACGGCTTCGACGCGATGGTGGCGCTGGTCGCGTGCGACAAGACGATCCCGGCGGCCGGGATGGCGCTCCTGCGGCTCGACATCCCGGGGCTGGTCCTGTTCGGCGGTTCGATCGCGCCCGGCAAGTACCAAGGCCGCGATCTGACGATCGGCGACGTCTACGAAGCGATCGGGGCGCACGCGGCCGGCAAGATCGACGACCAGGAGCTCAAGGCGATCGAGTGGGCGGCGTGTCCCGGCGCCGGCGCGTGCGGCGGGATGTTCACCGCCAACACGATGGCGACCGCGTTCGAGTTCCTCGGCCTCTCCATGGTCGGCAGCGCCAGTCCCGGTGCGGTCGATCCGCGCAAGGACACCGAAGCGTACCGCGCGGGCGTGACCGTGATGGAGATGCTGCGCTCGAATCTGACCCCGCGCAAGCTGGCGACGCGGGCCGCGTTCGAGAACGCGATCGCCGCCGCGACCGGCACCGGCGGCTCGACCAACAGCGTGCTGCACTTGATGGCGATGGCGCGCGAAGCCGGCGTCCCGCTCTCGCTGGAAGATTTCTCGCGCATCTCCGAGCGTACGCCGATCGTCGCCAGCCTGCGACCGGGCGGCGAGTTCGTCGCGCTCGACGTCGACGCGGCGGGCGGGATCCAACTGATCGCCAAGCGCATGATCGAGGGCGGCGTCGTCGACGGGTCGACGCTGACGCCGACCGGTCAGACGCTGCGCGACGCGTCGGCGAGCGCCACCGAGACGCCGGGACAGCACGTCGTCGCGACCGTCGAGCGTCCGTTCAAGCCGACCGGCGGCCTGCGCATCCTGCGCGGCAACCTCGCTCCCGACGGCGCCGTCGTCAAGGTCGCCGGGCACGAGCCGACCCAGTTCGCGGGCCGTGCGCGCGTGTTCGAGCGCGAGGAAGACGCGATGCACGCGGTCGACGCGCGCGAGATCGTCCCCGGCGACGTCGTGGTCATCCGCTACGAAGGGCCCAAAGGCGGGCCGGGGATGCGCGAGATGCTCGGCGTGACGGCGGCGATCGTCGGTCAAGGGCTCGGCGACAGCGTCGCGCTGGTGACCGACGGCCGTTTCAGCGGCGCGACCCGCGGGCTGATGATCGGGCACGTCGCGCCGGAAGCGTTCGTCGGCGGCCCCATCGCGGCGGTGCGCGACGGCGACCCCATCACGATCGACGTCGAGCACAACCGCCTGCAGCTCGACGTGAGCGACGCCGAGCTGCAGCAACGGCTGGCGAGCTGGAAGCAGCCCGCACCGCGCTACACCAGCGGCGTGTTCGCTAAATACGCGGCCCTGGTTTCTTCGGCGGCGGAAGGCGCCATCACCCGGCCCCCCGCGTGA
- a CDS encoding (Fe-S)-binding protein, with the protein MIEQIDLTALRGFTAPDVPPDDVYDRCVRCGLCLPTCPTYVETLVETSGPRGRIALIKAVAEGKLDLTSPGFVHQMSECLDCRACEAVCPSGVRYGEILEPARTQIVRAGDATRSWQARLGRAVLIGQLFGRLGHMRAAATLLRFYQRSGLRDLVRRSGLLRALGLQDAEALAPRISDRFFVPRDQRFPAAGAARATAFLHAGCIMHVAFADWDEATVRVLNAAGVDVVVPSDQGCCGAITIHAGDLPRGRELAKRNIAAFERSGADVYVINAAGCGSALKEYGHLLHDDPDWAERARAFSANVRDVLEYVDELGFPAGALGPLRGIVTYQDACHLAHAQRITAPPRRLLAAIPGLELREMSESSLCCGSAGIYNLTQPEMAQRLQRRKVEHVLEVAPEIVATANPGCALQLRNGLDRAGAPAVAIKHVIQLLDESLGVALADRAPLT; encoded by the coding sequence GTGATCGAACAGATCGATTTGACGGCGCTCCGCGGCTTCACCGCGCCCGACGTCCCGCCCGACGACGTCTACGACCGCTGCGTGCGCTGCGGGCTGTGCTTGCCGACCTGTCCGACCTATGTCGAAACGCTGGTCGAGACCTCGGGACCGCGCGGCCGGATCGCGCTGATCAAAGCGGTCGCCGAGGGCAAGCTGGACCTGACCTCACCCGGCTTCGTCCACCAGATGTCGGAGTGCTTGGACTGCCGCGCCTGCGAGGCCGTCTGCCCGTCCGGCGTGCGCTACGGCGAGATCCTCGAACCGGCCCGCACCCAGATCGTCCGCGCCGGCGACGCGACCCGTTCGTGGCAGGCGCGGCTCGGCCGGGCGGTGCTGATCGGCCAACTCTTCGGCCGGCTCGGCCATATGCGCGCCGCTGCCACGCTGCTGCGCTTCTACCAGCGCAGCGGCCTGCGCGATCTGGTGCGGCGCAGCGGTCTGCTGCGCGCGCTGGGCCTGCAAGACGCCGAGGCGCTCGCCCCGCGCATCTCGGACCGTTTCTTCGTCCCGCGCGATCAGCGCTTTCCGGCGGCGGGCGCGGCGCGCGCGACGGCCTTCCTGCACGCCGGCTGCATCATGCACGTCGCCTTCGCCGACTGGGACGAGGCGACGGTGCGGGTGCTCAACGCCGCCGGCGTCGACGTCGTCGTACCGTCGGACCAAGGCTGCTGCGGCGCGATCACGATCCACGCCGGCGATCTGCCGCGCGGCCGCGAGCTGGCCAAACGCAACATCGCCGCGTTCGAACGCAGCGGGGCGGACGTGTACGTCATCAACGCGGCCGGCTGCGGCTCGGCGCTCAAGGAGTACGGCCACCTGCTCCACGACGATCCCGACTGGGCGGAGCGCGCGCGCGCCTTCTCCGCCAACGTGCGCGACGTGCTCGAGTACGTCGACGAGCTCGGCTTTCCGGCAGGCGCGCTGGGGCCGCTGCGCGGCATCGTCACCTACCAGGACGCCTGCCACCTCGCGCACGCGCAGCGCATCACCGCGCCGCCGCGCCGCCTGCTGGCGGCGATTCCGGGCCTGGAGCTGCGGGAGATGAGCGAGTCCTCGCTGTGCTGCGGCTCGGCCGGGATCTACAACCTCACCCAGCCCGAGATGGCGCAGCGGCTGCAGCGCCGCAAGGTCGAGCACGTCCTCGAGGTCGCGCCCGAGATCGTGGCCACCGCGAACCCCGGCTGCGCGCTGCAGCTGCGCAACGGCCTCGACCGCGCCGGCGCACCCGCCGTCGCGATCAAGCACGTCATCCAGCTCCTGGACGAGAGCCTCGGGGTAGCGCTCGCAGACCGAGCGCCCTTGACCTAG
- a CDS encoding STAS domain-containing protein — protein sequence MNVNGSTTPHQHEDISIRVHAVDGVQVFDLVGSLDIATSPSVRAALTDASERGDHRLIVDLTRVDFLDSTGLGALIGAQRRAREFHGEVRLVAKEGQILRLLRITGLLKVFAVYPTLEDAARDGARVGDL from the coding sequence ATGAACGTAAACGGCTCGACGACGCCGCATCAGCACGAGGATATCTCGATCCGCGTGCACGCCGTGGACGGGGTGCAGGTCTTCGATCTCGTCGGTTCGCTCGACATCGCGACTTCGCCGAGCGTGCGCGCCGCGCTCACCGACGCGTCCGAACGCGGTGACCATCGCCTGATCGTCGACCTGACGCGCGTCGACTTCCTCGACTCGACCGGCCTGGGCGCGCTGATCGGCGCACAACGCCGCGCGCGCGAGTTCCACGGCGAAGTCCGCCTGGTGGCGAAAGAAGGGCAGATCCTGCGCCTGCTGCGCATCACCGGTCTGCTCAAGGTCTTCGCCGTCTACCCGACCCTCGAAGACGCCGCCCGCGACGGCGCCCGCGTCGGCGACCTCTAG
- a CDS encoding nuclear transport factor 2 family protein, producing MSSTLRTLVEAFARGPRALDEAAACFSEDAVYREPHKPAVHGRAAIALHFAAYAAAPVAWRFLLDEVIEDGARACVVYRFAVREGEEAAWSERGGCAIVRVDERGQIALWREYEG from the coding sequence ATGAGCTCCACCTTGCGCACGCTGGTCGAGGCGTTCGCCCGCGGCCCGCGTGCGCTAGACGAAGCGGCTGCCTGCTTCAGCGAGGATGCGGTCTACCGTGAACCGCACAAGCCGGCCGTGCACGGCCGCGCCGCGATCGCCCTCCACTTCGCCGCGTACGCGGCGGCGCCGGTCGCGTGGCGCTTCCTGCTCGACGAGGTGATCGAGGACGGCGCGCGAGCGTGCGTGGTGTACCGTTTTGCCGTACGCGAAGGCGAGGAGGCCGCTTGGAGCGAACGCGGCGGGTGCGCGATCGTGCGGGTGGATGAACGTGGCCAGATAGCGCTATGGCGGGAGTACGAAGGATGA
- a CDS encoding tetratricopeptide repeat protein, whose product MRLRVAATVFSLAGALLLGAPARGADTPAAPALVTPASEPADPLAHAQLLFRERKYKESVDELTEYLGAHPRDARALVMRGDAKAELNDDDAALQDYNAAIGIDPEYEYAYVTRCETRLDVDDAAGALADCSRAIQLDPRDGLAYKDRAEVEFSSGAYDAALTDDNQAVTLGEGGAWLFAARCDVERLVGKPEQAAADCVHALALDPKNRRGLWASGRLALSQGRYRDGIQALNAYIEQDPTGSTSGYYYRALAYNRVQSYRLALEDAQTYVQRAPDDPDGYRERAIARYGSGDKDGALADLDAALHGYRKGGDGAEIEQVTALRKAVQAGAPLAP is encoded by the coding sequence ATGCGCCTTCGGGTCGCCGCCACCGTGTTTTCTCTCGCCGGCGCGCTGCTGCTCGGCGCGCCCGCCCGGGGCGCCGATACGCCCGCCGCGCCCGCGCTCGTCACGCCGGCGAGCGAGCCGGCCGATCCGCTGGCGCACGCGCAGCTGCTGTTTCGCGAGCGCAAGTACAAGGAGTCGGTCGACGAGCTGACCGAGTACCTGGGCGCGCATCCGCGCGACGCGCGGGCGCTTGTCATGCGCGGCGACGCCAAAGCCGAGTTGAACGACGACGACGCGGCCCTGCAAGACTACAACGCGGCGATCGGCATCGATCCGGAGTACGAGTACGCCTACGTCACGCGTTGCGAGACGCGGCTCGACGTCGACGACGCGGCCGGCGCGTTGGCGGACTGCAGCCGCGCGATCCAGCTCGATCCGCGCGACGGCTTGGCGTACAAGGACCGGGCCGAGGTCGAGTTCTCGTCGGGTGCGTACGACGCCGCGCTGACCGACGACAACCAGGCCGTCACGCTGGGCGAAGGCGGCGCGTGGCTGTTCGCCGCGCGCTGCGACGTCGAACGGCTCGTCGGCAAGCCGGAGCAGGCCGCGGCCGACTGCGTGCACGCGTTGGCGCTCGATCCGAAGAACCGGCGCGGGCTGTGGGCCAGCGGGCGGCTCGCGCTCAGCCAAGGCCGCTACCGCGACGGGATTCAAGCGCTCAACGCGTACATCGAACAGGATCCGACGGGTTCGACCAGCGGCTACTACTATCGTGCGTTGGCCTACAACCGCGTGCAGAGCTACCGGCTCGCGCTCGAAGACGCGCAGACGTACGTCCAGCGCGCGCCCGACGATCCGGACGGCTACCGCGAGCGCGCGATCGCGCGTTACGGAAGCGGCGACAAGGACGGCGCGCTGGCCGATCTCGACGCGGCCTTGCACGGCTACCGCAAGGGCGGCGACGGCGCCGAGATCGAGCAGGTCACCGCGTTGCGCAAGGCCGTGCAGGCCGGAGCGCCGCTGGCGCCATGA